The following coding sequences are from one Paenibacillus sp. JDR-2 window:
- a CDS encoding glycoside hydrolase family 172 protein, which produces MNAFNGLGMGLGNLARISNAVSRSISPENFTGEKGKGAMASDGTGAQAARDLGVGWKVSPSVSIAGHQEFTMGVIDGPGVIQNIWLTCSHQVVRSLIFKIYWDEEEEPSVYVPVGDFFCNGWGERALVNSLPISVNPAGGFNSYWEMPFRKKARIVMQNLSHESTVLYYQINYTLTDVPDDMAYFHAQWRRSNPVPYKDVHTIVDGIKGKGHYVGTYLAWQVNSNNWWGEGEVKFYMDGDKEYPTICSTGTEDYFGGAWNWDMNGQYVTYSTPFLGMHQAIKADGLYKANQRFGMYRFHVMDPIRFEDDLRVTIQALGWRSHGRYLPLQDDIASVAYWYQLEPHAAHPPMPGIDDLEII; this is translated from the coding sequence ATGAACGCTTTTAACGGATTAGGTATGGGACTTGGCAATTTGGCGAGAATTTCGAATGCGGTATCGAGATCGATTTCCCCGGAAAACTTTACGGGCGAGAAGGGCAAAGGCGCCATGGCATCGGACGGGACGGGAGCTCAAGCCGCCCGTGACCTAGGCGTTGGCTGGAAGGTATCCCCTTCGGTCAGCATCGCGGGTCATCAGGAGTTTACGATGGGGGTTATCGACGGGCCGGGCGTCATCCAAAATATTTGGCTGACCTGCTCGCATCAGGTTGTAAGATCGTTAATCTTCAAAATTTATTGGGATGAGGAAGAGGAGCCTTCCGTGTACGTGCCGGTCGGAGATTTCTTCTGCAACGGCTGGGGCGAACGCGCGCTTGTGAACTCGCTTCCGATTTCGGTTAATCCGGCGGGCGGCTTTAACAGCTATTGGGAAATGCCTTTCCGTAAAAAGGCGCGGATCGTCATGCAGAATCTGTCGCATGAATCGACGGTCTTGTATTATCAGATCAACTACACGCTGACGGACGTTCCGGACGATATGGCGTATTTCCACGCTCAGTGGCGCCGCAGCAATCCGGTCCCGTACAAGGATGTCCATACGATTGTTGACGGCATTAAAGGTAAAGGGCATTACGTCGGTACCTATCTCGCCTGGCAGGTGAACAGCAACAACTGGTGGGGCGAGGGAGAGGTTAAGTTCTACATGGACGGAGACAAGGAATATCCGACGATCTGCAGCACGGGGACGGAGGATTACTTCGGCGGTGCCTGGAACTGGGACATGAACGGGCAGTATGTGACGTATTCCACGCCATTCCTCGGGATGCATCAGGCGATTAAGGCTGACGGCTTGTACAAGGCGAATCAGCGCTTTGGCATGTACCGGTTCCATGTGATGGATCCGATCCGCTTCGAGGATGATCTGAGGGTAACGATCCAAGCGCTTGGCTGGCGTTCGCATGGGCGTTATCTGCCGCTTCAGGACGACATCGCATCCGTCGCGTACTGGTATCAGCTGGAGCCGCATGCGGCTCATCCGCCAATGCCGGGAATTGACGATCTCGAAATTATTTAG